A region of the Haematobia irritans isolate KBUSLIRL chromosome 5, ASM5000362v1, whole genome shotgun sequence genome:
ACCCTCATATATTCCCCgacctaattttaaatttaatttttaaagggattgctcaataaaaaaaaatatgcaatggCATATTTCTATCTCAAACTTTACTATTTCAAACACAACCAATTGTGGTGGTGTGGCACTCTATTAAATCAATAAATTCCGTCAGGACGGCTTGACTTTCTGGCGTCTACtgttacaatttatttattcattcgtaATAGTTAATGCAAATAAGCTTGAGAATGCAAATTAAAAAAGCAAACAATTATGCCGTAATAGTTGTATATACGAAAGATGATAATGTACTACTTTCAACATTGCAATGGATGGAGTTCATATTCATGAATGGGATAGGCTTTCACTatcaacagatagacagacggcaTCTGTAGAGAGGAGTTATCAGTAAAGTTTCAGACTGGCCATAAAAAACATCATCTTCTTATCGTCCATATGATTGCACGCACTTGTTTTCCAAAAACGTCATTCCATATAAGAATGCATCTGAGAGAATTGTTAAGCAGTTCCATAGCATTTTGCCTGCTTTGGAACATTTATGCAGCATACGAATTGAATGATCCACCGCCACCCTGTTCCGCATATGAAATGTTAATTGTCAATACAAAGCAGTGTGTGTCTCGTTGTCCCATACGATGTGAGGGAGATTGGTGCTTTGAAGATGGTGATTGTCCTTGCGAAAATTCTTACAtgacttcatataaaaatggctTAGTTTGTGTTCAAACCTGTCTACCAGGCTGTGTAGAGGCTGGAGGTTATTGCGCCGCTCCTGATATATGTGTGTGCAAACACAAAGGATATTCTTTTGATGCGGTAAGCAGGAAATGTCGAAAATACTCTTTATTCCGTGAAAAATGCCTAGGGTAAGAGATTCACTTACAACCACTCATAATACATGATATTCGAGTAATTTCTTTCTCAGGCGCTGCTCGTATGGTCACTGTGACAGAGAGGGTAAATGCACCTGTGCCCAAGGATTCAAACAATCAGAAGGTTTTCACTTAGGTCAACTATGTGTACCCGAATGTAAACAGTAAGATTTAATTTATAATGCTACTTTATAGTCGACTCCGTttactattcaagtatacagctCTTGTTGTATGTTGATAATACAGTTCAGTGATGTATTTCTTGTgagagaaaatttaaatattcgatAACATTGTCTTCACCAGCATTTCGGTGGCAAAAATGCCCATATATTTCTTATGGTAAACAGGAATCATCCCCGAAACAGTTTTTGTGTATTTGGCATTTGGATAAACTTAAATCCGGTGTGCACCTCTAAAGAAAGGTTTGCTACACCTAAGAaaggcatatatattttttctaccgaaaa
Encoded here:
- the LOC142237643 gene encoding uncharacterized protein LOC142237643 yields the protein MIARTCFPKTSFHIRMHLRELLSSSIAFCLLWNIYAAYELNDPPPPCSAYEMLIVNTKQCVSRCPIRCEGDWCFEDGDCPCENSYMTSYKNGLVCVQTCLPGCVEAGGYCAAPDICVCKHKGYSFDAVSRKCRKYSLFREKCLGRCSYGHCDREGKCTCAQGFKQSEGFHLGQLCVPECKQDCGRRGYCFLPNMCACRSKHDHYGPDGLCYHDNEDYIF